In the Deltaproteobacteria bacterium genome, AAGGAAAAGTTTGAGCGTACCAAGCCGCACGTGAATGTTGGGACGATAGGCCACATTGACCATGGCAAGACGACGCTGACGGCGGCGATCACGAAGCATTCCGGTTTGAAGGGCATG is a window encoding:
- the tuf gene encoding elongation factor Tu (EF-Tu; promotes GTP-dependent binding of aminoacyl-tRNA to the A-site of ribosomes during protein biosynthesis; when the tRNA anticodon matches the mRNA codon, GTP hydrolysis results; the inactive EF-Tu-GDP leaves the ribosome and release of GDP is promoted by elongation factor Ts; many prokaryotes have two copies of the gene encoding EF-Tu), which produces MAKEKFERTKPHVNVGTIGHIDHGKTTLTAAITKHSGLKGM